In the genome of Myxococcus stipitatus, one region contains:
- a CDS encoding FHA domain-containing protein — MAPPNPKRPPRPPRPPGTQAPKDSDVELPFDDDEVAPLQADDPRPQRVPQFPAGSRKPTRQGGGRGRERGDRELSAKFDWGREYSNPGHPPAFLYVERGPGAGQLVPVQPGTLVLGRSSSSDLRLQHPSISRRHAQVTRKGDQIFLKDLGSQNGTFINRNRITDEVEVMSGDEITLGNAMMRLRGPGGTPAAGLPAFVGDVATPAPRKRGLSPLGVGLVAAGLGSAVAALFTVLAVGLNSNRTVSTDETARTARPSASSPAPSSGATPADTERPLLVDPSNTRPPEGTRTESSRAAGEDRAPTNTGVSARDIAAGTRRVTAPSGAATSGTGGLSARDIASGTSAGRTSAPEEALAPSTNPSKETGVRDLSAGVTRAPSRGTAPVSAQRVANGEVAAFPDPTDSGASTVAKNGASTKPRSGKPTGPTTEAEVLRLYEANNVSAALELAKAGRFNTLHAQLSRFDSALSEMNKALAKEDTARAISQLTIAVRVDQELAKGWSQQGPELRKQLSDLYVRLGKEHVKARNPDAAREAYTQALKNDKDNRLAIEGLRRLDSAATAP; from the coding sequence ATGGCTCCACCGAATCCCAAGCGCCCGCCCCGCCCTCCCCGTCCACCGGGTACGCAGGCGCCGAAGGACTCCGACGTGGAGTTGCCCTTCGACGACGACGAGGTGGCGCCGCTCCAGGCGGATGACCCGCGTCCCCAGCGGGTGCCCCAGTTCCCCGCGGGCTCGCGCAAGCCGACGCGCCAGGGCGGAGGCAGGGGCCGTGAGCGCGGCGACCGCGAGCTGTCAGCCAAGTTCGACTGGGGCCGCGAGTACTCGAACCCCGGCCATCCCCCCGCCTTCCTCTACGTCGAGCGAGGCCCCGGCGCCGGACAGCTCGTGCCCGTGCAGCCAGGAACGCTGGTCCTGGGGCGCTCCTCCTCGTCGGACCTGCGCCTCCAGCACCCGTCCATCAGCCGCCGCCACGCGCAGGTCACCCGGAAGGGCGACCAGATCTTCCTGAAGGACCTGGGCAGCCAGAACGGCACCTTCATCAATCGCAACCGGATAACAGATGAAGTCGAGGTGATGTCGGGCGACGAAATCACCCTGGGCAACGCGATGATGCGGCTGCGAGGCCCGGGTGGGACTCCCGCCGCGGGGCTCCCCGCCTTCGTGGGCGACGTCGCCACTCCCGCGCCTCGCAAGCGGGGGCTGAGCCCTCTGGGCGTGGGCCTCGTCGCGGCGGGGCTGGGCTCCGCCGTGGCCGCGCTGTTCACCGTGCTCGCGGTGGGACTGAACTCGAATCGCACCGTGTCCACCGACGAGACGGCTCGCACGGCGCGCCCCTCCGCGTCGAGCCCGGCGCCGTCGTCCGGAGCCACTCCAGCGGACACCGAACGCCCGCTCCTCGTGGACCCGAGCAACACGCGGCCTCCGGAAGGCACGCGCACCGAGTCCTCGCGTGCGGCAGGAGAAGACAGGGCTCCGACGAACACGGGAGTGAGCGCTCGCGACATCGCCGCAGGCACCAGGCGAGTGACGGCCCCGTCGGGCGCCGCGACTTCGGGCACGGGAGGACTCAGTGCTCGTGATATCGCCTCCGGCACGAGCGCCGGCCGGACCTCGGCCCCCGAGGAGGCCTTGGCCCCTTCCACCAATCCAAGCAAGGAGACGGGCGTTCGCGACCTCTCCGCGGGCGTGACGCGGGCGCCCTCTCGCGGCACCGCGCCGGTGAGCGCCCAGCGTGTCGCCAATGGCGAAGTGGCCGCGTTCCCGGACCCGACCGATAGCGGAGCATCGACCGTCGCGAAGAACGGCGCGAGCACGAAGCCTCGGAGCGGCAAGCCGACCGGCCCCACCACGGAGGCGGAAGTCCTGCGCCTCTACGAAGCCAACAACGTCTCCGCGGCGCTCGAGCTCGCCAAGGCCGGCAGGTTCAACACGCTCCACGCACAGCTGTCCCGCTTCGACTCCGCATTGAGCGAGATGAACAAGGCGCTCGCGAAGGAGGACACCGCCCGCGCCATCTCCCAGCTCACCATCGCGGTCCGCGTCGACCAGGAGCTCGCGAAGGGATGGAGCCAGCAGGGGCCGGAGCTCCGCAAGCAGCTCTCCGACTTGTACGTGCGCCTGGGCAAGGAGCACGTGAAGGCGCGGAATCCGGACGCGGCCCGTGAGGCGTACACGCAGGCGCTGAAGAACGACAAGGACAACCGGTTGGCCATCGAGGGCCTCAGGCGCCTCGATAGCGCCGCGACAGCCCCTTGA
- the cysS gene encoding cysteine--tRNA ligase produces the protein MAKVTPAPIRLFNTMSMQKELLEPAVPGCVGVYVCGPTVYSYIHIGNARTFTSFDVVVRYLRYRGYSVRYVRNFTDVDDKIIKAAHETGEAPVALAARYVEYFREDAKALHMVEPDVAPKVSEHLPEIVRIIQTLVDKGFAYESQGDVYFSVRADKDYAKLSKRNLDDLSVGERVQPGDQKREPLDFALWKAAKPGEPSWESPWGLGRPGWHIECSAMSEKYLGETFDIHGGALDLIFPHHENEIAQSESAHGKDLAKYWMHCGFLDLEGAKMSKSLGNVVRLRDALEKVDAEALRFFFLSTHYRHPLSFSDKALADAEARMEYFYETLRKVDERLAGKDFGTGPVHGDPHRFLAEFECAMDDDFNSAGGLGALSGLFGLMNELTDKPPVKDKPLVGRTLLALREDVRKVSGVLGLFEDEAGAWLLRRRERAVRERGIDVAEVERLLGERAAARAAKDFAAADRVRATLKEKGVEIMDTAGGTSWKVAPAQG, from the coding sequence ATGGCGAAAGTGACTCCCGCACCCATCCGGCTCTTCAACACGATGTCCATGCAGAAGGAGCTGCTGGAGCCCGCTGTCCCGGGCTGCGTGGGGGTCTACGTCTGTGGTCCCACTGTCTACAGTTACATTCATATCGGGAATGCTCGCACCTTCACGTCCTTCGACGTGGTGGTCCGCTACCTTCGGTACCGCGGCTACTCGGTTCGCTATGTCCGGAACTTCACGGACGTGGACGACAAAATCATCAAGGCCGCCCACGAGACGGGCGAGGCCCCGGTGGCGTTGGCCGCGCGCTACGTGGAGTACTTCCGCGAGGACGCGAAGGCGCTCCACATGGTGGAGCCGGATGTCGCGCCCAAGGTGAGCGAGCACCTGCCCGAAATCGTCCGCATCATCCAGACGCTGGTGGACAAGGGCTTCGCCTACGAGTCGCAGGGCGACGTGTACTTCTCGGTTCGCGCGGACAAGGACTACGCGAAGTTGTCCAAGCGCAACCTGGACGACCTGTCCGTCGGCGAGCGCGTGCAGCCCGGAGACCAGAAGCGCGAGCCGCTCGACTTCGCGCTGTGGAAGGCGGCCAAGCCGGGCGAGCCGTCGTGGGAGAGCCCCTGGGGACTGGGGCGTCCGGGATGGCACATCGAGTGCTCCGCCATGAGCGAGAAGTACCTGGGGGAGACCTTCGACATCCACGGCGGGGCGTTGGACCTCATCTTCCCCCACCACGAGAACGAAATCGCCCAGAGCGAGTCCGCGCACGGCAAGGACCTGGCGAAGTACTGGATGCACTGCGGCTTCCTGGACCTCGAAGGCGCGAAGATGTCCAAGTCGCTGGGCAACGTGGTGCGCCTGCGCGACGCGCTGGAGAAGGTGGATGCGGAGGCCCTGCGCTTCTTCTTCCTGTCCACGCACTACCGTCACCCGCTTAGCTTCTCCGACAAGGCGCTGGCCGACGCGGAAGCGCGCATGGAGTACTTCTACGAGACGCTCCGCAAGGTGGATGAGCGGCTCGCGGGCAAGGACTTCGGCACGGGCCCCGTCCATGGTGACCCGCACCGCTTCCTCGCCGAGTTCGAGTGCGCGATGGACGACGACTTCAACAGCGCGGGAGGCCTGGGCGCGTTGTCGGGGCTGTTCGGCCTGATGAACGAGCTGACCGACAAGCCCCCCGTGAAGGACAAGCCCCTCGTGGGGCGCACGCTCCTCGCGTTGCGTGAGGACGTGCGCAAGGTGTCCGGCGTGCTCGGGCTGTTCGAGGACGAGGCGGGGGCGTGGCTCCTGCGCCGCCGTGAGCGCGCGGTGCGCGAGCGGGGCATCGACGTGGCGGAGGTGGAGCGGTTGCTGGGCGAGCGGGCGGCCGCTCGGGCCGCGAAGGACTTCGCCGCGGCGGACCGCGTCAGGGCCACGCTGAAGGAGAAGGGCGTGGAAATCATGGACACGGCTGGCGGCACCTCGTGGAAGGTGGCGCCGGCGCAGGGCTGA
- a CDS encoding M28 family peptidase — protein MKRLLPLVLALSSTSALAQRVPLSTPAEKAASTSIDADVLRAHIRFLAHDLLEGRGPGTRGDALGQAYIASQLEALGLKPAGTDGTFFQPFDLVGITSHPKSMAFRAPQGHLDLKFHEDFIAVSGVQSPEASLDSSELVFVGYGIQAPEYAWDDFKGMDLRGKTLLVLNNDPEDDPRIFAGRTRLWYGRWDYKYEQAAKVGAAGAIILHTTASAGYPWQVVQSSWSGEQFELPEASGPRLQVKGWATEDATRRVLRLAGEDLEALREAARSRDFQPVPLGVTVSTRFATEVRRRPTGNVLAMLPGSDPKLSQEVVLYSAHHDHLGMKDGGRGGEDTIYNGALDNAAGVSAMLAVARAYRALPQPPRRSILFAAVAAEEQGLLGSQYLAEHPPVPAGRIAANVNIDGANIHGRTRDITVIGLGKSSLDGLITSLAKTQNRVVKADQLADRGFFYRSDQFNFARRGIPAAYFGSGMDFIGRPEGWGRLQREAWESKHYHQPSDELRPEWDMSGAVEDARLFFLLGAHVARAPELPRWNKGDEFEAARLAALEALRAPRPEPTEGASK, from the coding sequence ATGAAGCGCCTGCTGCCCCTGGTCCTGGCCCTGTCGTCGACTTCCGCGCTCGCGCAGCGCGTGCCGCTCTCCACGCCCGCGGAGAAGGCCGCCTCGACGAGCATCGACGCGGATGTGCTTCGCGCTCACATCCGCTTCCTCGCGCACGACCTGCTCGAAGGCCGAGGCCCGGGCACTCGAGGCGATGCGCTGGGGCAGGCCTATATCGCCTCGCAGCTGGAGGCCCTGGGCCTGAAGCCCGCGGGGACCGACGGCACGTTCTTCCAGCCCTTCGACCTGGTGGGCATCACCAGCCATCCGAAGTCGATGGCCTTCCGCGCGCCGCAGGGCCACCTGGACTTGAAGTTCCACGAGGACTTCATCGCCGTCTCCGGCGTGCAGAGCCCGGAGGCGAGCCTCGACTCCTCCGAGCTCGTCTTCGTGGGCTATGGCATCCAGGCACCCGAGTATGCGTGGGATGACTTCAAGGGGATGGACCTGCGCGGCAAGACGCTGCTCGTCCTCAACAACGACCCGGAGGATGACCCGCGCATCTTCGCGGGACGCACGCGCCTCTGGTACGGCCGCTGGGATTACAAGTACGAGCAGGCCGCGAAGGTGGGCGCGGCGGGCGCCATCATCCTCCACACCACGGCCAGCGCGGGGTATCCGTGGCAGGTCGTGCAGTCGTCGTGGTCGGGCGAGCAGTTCGAACTGCCCGAGGCCTCCGGGCCGCGTCTCCAGGTCAAGGGCTGGGCCACGGAGGACGCCACGCGGCGCGTGCTGCGGCTTGCTGGCGAGGACCTGGAGGCGCTGCGCGAGGCGGCGCGTTCGCGCGACTTCCAGCCGGTGCCGCTGGGCGTGACGGTGTCCACGCGCTTCGCCACCGAGGTGCGGCGCCGGCCCACGGGCAACGTGCTGGCGATGTTGCCCGGCAGCGACCCGAAGCTGTCCCAGGAGGTGGTGCTCTACAGCGCGCACCATGACCACCTGGGCATGAAGGACGGGGGCCGAGGGGGCGAGGACACCATCTACAACGGCGCGCTCGACAACGCGGCGGGCGTGTCCGCGATGCTGGCGGTGGCGCGGGCCTATCGCGCGCTTCCGCAGCCGCCTCGGCGCTCCATCCTCTTCGCGGCGGTGGCCGCGGAGGAGCAGGGGCTCCTGGGCTCGCAGTACCTCGCCGAGCATCCTCCTGTTCCCGCGGGACGCATCGCGGCCAACGTCAACATCGACGGGGCCAACATCCACGGCCGCACGCGCGACATCACCGTCATCGGCCTGGGCAAGTCGAGCCTCGATGGCCTCATCACCTCGCTGGCGAAGACGCAGAACCGCGTGGTGAAGGCGGACCAGCTCGCGGACCGAGGCTTCTTCTACCGCTCCGACCAGTTCAACTTCGCGCGCCGGGGCATTCCCGCCGCGTACTTCGGCAGCGGCATGGACTTCATCGGCCGGCCCGAGGGGTGGGGCCGCCTGCAGCGCGAGGCCTGGGAGTCGAAGCACTACCACCAGCCCTCCGACGAGCTGCGTCCGGAGTGGGACATGTCGGGGGCCGTGGAGGATGCCCGCTTGTTCTTCCTCCTGGGGGCCCACGTGGCGCGTGCTCCGGAGCTGCCTCGCTGGAACAAGGGCGACGAGTTCGAAGCCGCCCGCCTGGCGGCGCTCGAGGCGCTCAGGGCGCCTCGGCCCGAGCCGACGGAGGGCGCGTCGAAGTAG
- the uvrB gene encoding excinuclease ABC subunit UvrB yields MPEFQIVSEHQPGGDQPRAIGELTEGVLRGDRYQTLLGVTGSGKTFTMANIIANVQRPTLVIAHNKTLAAQLYGEFKALFPNNAVEYFVSYYDYYQPEAYVPSTDTFIEKDSSINDNIERMRHSATHSLRTRDDVVIVASVSCIYGLGAARSYVDLAVRVDTGGEMGRDAFMRRLVEGQYERNDMDFHRGTFRARGDTVEVFPAYEEERAVRVSFFGDEVERITEFDPLRGVTLGTLEKIVIFPASHYVAGEDVRKRALQTIRDELTEQLQTFKRENKLVEAQRLEQRTLFDLEMIEQVGYCNGIENYSRHFSGRSTGEPPPCLIDYFPRNLLVLIDESHQTVPQIGAMYRGDRARKETLVNFGFRMPSALDNRPLKFGEFEELVPQAVFVSATPSEYELQKSQGVVVEQIIRPTGLTDPEVETRPVGNQVDDLLEEVRLRVSRNERVLVTTLTKRMAEDLTEYYADVGVRVRYLHSDIDAIERTAIIRDLRKGEFDVLVGINLLREGLDIPEVSLVAILDADKEGFLRSHVSLIQTIGRAARNLNGRVIMYADSVTDSMKKALEETTRRREIQRKYNQEHGITPRSVKSNITDLSEHLYDAEGGGTLPMAAEGEDDLLDAKEIKRLIEEFTRDMLSAAESMEFEKAAEYRDRVQMLKDMDMGLKPASRSLLKAPTKGKEDDAPKRGRGKGRTSRPRGRR; encoded by the coding sequence ATGCCTGAGTTCCAGATCGTCAGCGAACACCAGCCTGGAGGCGACCAGCCGAGGGCCATTGGAGAGCTCACGGAGGGCGTGCTTCGAGGCGACCGCTACCAGACCCTCCTGGGCGTCACGGGGTCGGGCAAGACGTTCACCATGGCGAACATCATCGCCAACGTGCAGCGGCCCACGCTGGTCATCGCCCACAACAAGACGCTGGCCGCGCAGCTCTACGGCGAGTTCAAGGCGCTCTTCCCGAACAACGCCGTCGAGTACTTCGTCTCGTACTACGACTACTACCAGCCCGAGGCCTACGTTCCGTCGACGGACACCTTCATCGAGAAGGACTCGTCCATCAACGACAACATCGAGCGGATGCGCCACTCCGCCACGCACTCGTTGCGCACGCGCGACGACGTGGTGATCGTGGCCAGCGTGTCCTGCATCTACGGCCTGGGCGCGGCGCGCAGCTACGTGGACCTCGCGGTGCGTGTGGACACCGGCGGCGAGATGGGGCGAGATGCCTTCATGCGCCGCCTGGTGGAAGGCCAGTACGAGCGCAACGACATGGACTTCCACCGAGGCACCTTCCGCGCGCGCGGAGACACGGTGGAGGTGTTCCCCGCCTACGAGGAGGAGCGCGCCGTGCGCGTCAGCTTCTTCGGCGACGAGGTGGAGCGCATCACCGAGTTCGACCCGCTGCGCGGTGTGACGCTGGGCACGTTGGAGAAGATCGTCATCTTCCCCGCCAGCCACTACGTCGCGGGCGAGGACGTGCGCAAGCGCGCGTTGCAGACCATCCGCGACGAGCTGACCGAGCAGCTCCAGACCTTCAAGCGCGAGAACAAGCTGGTGGAGGCGCAGCGGTTGGAGCAGCGCACGTTGTTCGACCTGGAGATGATTGAGCAGGTCGGCTACTGCAACGGCATCGAGAACTACTCGCGGCACTTCTCGGGCCGAAGCACGGGCGAGCCGCCTCCGTGCCTCATCGACTACTTCCCGCGCAACCTGCTGGTCCTCATCGACGAGAGCCATCAGACAGTGCCGCAGATTGGCGCGATGTACCGAGGCGACCGCGCGCGCAAGGAGACGCTGGTCAACTTCGGCTTCCGCATGCCCAGCGCCCTGGACAACCGCCCGTTGAAGTTCGGCGAGTTCGAGGAGCTGGTGCCGCAGGCGGTGTTCGTCTCCGCCACGCCGTCCGAGTACGAGCTGCAGAAGTCCCAGGGCGTGGTGGTGGAGCAGATCATCCGCCCCACGGGCCTGACGGACCCGGAAGTCGAGACGCGTCCGGTGGGCAACCAGGTGGACGACCTGCTCGAGGAGGTCCGCCTGCGCGTCAGCCGCAACGAGCGTGTCCTCGTGACGACGCTCACCAAGCGCATGGCGGAGGACCTCACCGAGTACTACGCCGACGTAGGCGTGCGCGTGCGCTACCTGCACTCGGACATCGACGCCATCGAACGCACCGCCATCATCCGCGACCTGCGCAAGGGCGAGTTCGACGTGCTGGTGGGCATCAACCTCCTGCGCGAGGGCCTGGACATCCCCGAGGTGTCGCTGGTGGCCATCCTCGACGCGGACAAGGAGGGCTTCCTGCGCAGCCATGTGTCGCTCATCCAGACCATCGGCCGCGCCGCGCGCAACCTGAACGGCCGCGTCATCATGTACGCGGACTCCGTCACCGACTCGATGAAGAAGGCGCTGGAGGAGACGACGCGCCGGCGAGAGATCCAGCGCAAGTACAACCAGGAGCACGGCATCACCCCGCGCTCGGTCAAGAGCAACATCACCGACCTCTCCGAGCACCTCTACGACGCGGAGGGCGGTGGCACGCTGCCCATGGCGGCCGAGGGTGAGGACGACCTGCTCGATGCGAAGGAGATCAAACGCCTCATCGAGGAGTTCACCCGGGACATGCTCAGCGCGGCGGAGTCGATGGAGTTCGAGAAGGCCGCCGAGTACCGGGACCGCGTGCAGATGCTCAAGGACATGGACATGGGGCTGAAGCCCGCCTCGCGCTCGTTGCTCAAGGCCCCCACCAAGGGCAAGGAGGACGACGCTCCCAAGCGGGGGCGGGGCAAGGGGCGCACGTCGCGCCCTCGGGGTCGTCGCTAG
- the uvrC gene encoding excinuclease ABC subunit UvrC has product MDVKLQEKLDALPTEPGVYLMKDRRGQIIYVGKAINLRSRVRSYFTRTGDTRVFVSLLDELLGDLETVLVHNEKEALLLENELIKKHRPRFNVLLKDDKQFISLRLDRTHAYPRLEVVRKYERDGARYFGPYSSAGAIRETLRIINRYFRLRTCTDHVLANRSRPCLLFQIGRCPAPCVYPVPEDDYHRSVDEVVMFLEGKANELVEGLRLRMKRASQDLKFEEAARVRDQLQAIERSLERQKVATTDFKDQDVFALHREGDRILFYVLWVRQGRLNGGQAFPFGSQEFPNEELLASFVNLYYDQGSFVPEEVLLPLEPGDGTEGLEGLLSERKGDRVRVLVPKRGEKHELVKMAEKNAEQAFVERRRTKDETDQVLSRLQQRLGLRNFPRRMECFDISHFQGSAIVASQVAVTDGDADKSRYRKYKIKTLEKQDDFASMYEVVTRRLKRGLEEGDLPDLLVIDGGKGQLASAHAAMKDLGVETVDVVGLAKSRDLVVFDRDAESARSPERVFVVGRKDPIVLAQNSAEMFMLTRMRDEAHRFAITFQKQVLRKSRVRSALEDIPGVGEVRRKTLLRHFGSLKRVNDASIEELAEVVGPAMAERVHAGLHGHLDEEDEDPIREASLDDAQEPANEKSRGGSPPGTA; this is encoded by the coding sequence ATGGACGTGAAGCTCCAGGAGAAGCTCGACGCCCTTCCCACCGAGCCCGGCGTGTACCTGATGAAGGACCGCCGGGGGCAGATCATCTACGTGGGCAAGGCCATCAACCTGCGCAGCCGCGTGCGCTCGTACTTCACGCGCACCGGCGACACGCGGGTCTTCGTGTCGCTCCTGGATGAGCTCCTGGGCGACCTGGAGACGGTGCTCGTCCACAACGAGAAGGAGGCGCTGCTTCTCGAGAACGAGCTCATCAAGAAGCACCGCCCGCGCTTCAACGTCCTGCTCAAGGACGACAAGCAGTTCATCTCCCTGCGCCTGGACCGCACCCACGCCTATCCGCGGCTGGAGGTCGTGCGCAAGTACGAGCGGGATGGGGCGCGCTACTTCGGCCCGTACTCCAGCGCGGGCGCCATCCGGGAGACGCTGCGCATCATCAACCGCTACTTCCGCCTGCGCACGTGCACGGACCACGTCCTGGCCAACCGCAGCCGTCCCTGTCTGTTGTTCCAGATCGGCCGCTGTCCGGCGCCGTGTGTCTACCCGGTCCCCGAGGACGACTACCACCGCAGCGTGGATGAAGTGGTGATGTTCCTGGAGGGCAAGGCGAACGAGCTCGTGGAGGGCCTGCGCCTGCGCATGAAGCGCGCGTCCCAGGACCTCAAGTTCGAGGAGGCCGCGCGGGTGAGGGACCAGCTCCAGGCCATCGAACGCAGCCTGGAGCGGCAGAAGGTGGCCACCACGGACTTCAAGGACCAGGACGTCTTCGCGCTGCACCGCGAGGGCGACCGCATCCTGTTCTACGTGTTGTGGGTGCGGCAGGGCCGCCTCAACGGCGGACAGGCCTTCCCCTTCGGCAGCCAGGAGTTCCCCAACGAGGAGCTGCTCGCCTCGTTCGTGAACCTCTACTACGACCAGGGCAGCTTCGTGCCGGAGGAGGTGTTGTTGCCCCTGGAACCCGGGGATGGCACCGAGGGACTGGAGGGACTGCTCTCCGAGCGCAAGGGCGACCGCGTGCGCGTGCTCGTCCCGAAGCGGGGCGAGAAGCACGAGCTGGTGAAGATGGCGGAGAAGAACGCGGAGCAGGCGTTCGTGGAGCGCCGCCGTACGAAGGACGAGACGGACCAGGTGCTCTCGCGCCTTCAGCAGCGGCTGGGCCTGCGCAACTTCCCGCGCCGAATGGAGTGCTTCGACATCTCGCACTTCCAGGGCTCGGCCATCGTCGCCTCCCAGGTGGCCGTCACCGATGGCGACGCGGACAAGTCCCGTTACCGGAAGTACAAAATCAAGACGCTGGAGAAGCAGGACGACTTCGCGAGCATGTACGAGGTCGTGACGCGCCGCCTCAAGCGGGGCCTGGAGGAGGGCGACCTGCCGGACCTGCTCGTCATCGACGGTGGCAAGGGCCAGCTCGCCAGCGCCCACGCGGCCATGAAGGACCTGGGCGTGGAGACGGTGGACGTGGTGGGCCTGGCCAAGAGCCGGGACCTGGTAGTTTTTGATCGCGACGCGGAGAGCGCTCGCAGCCCGGAGCGCGTGTTCGTCGTGGGGCGAAAGGACCCCATCGTCCTGGCGCAGAATTCAGCGGAGATGTTCATGCTGACGCGCATGAGGGACGAGGCGCATCGCTTCGCCATCACTTTCCAGAAGCAGGTGCTGCGCAAGAGTCGGGTACGCTCGGCGCTGGAGGACATTCCAGGGGTGGGGGAGGTGCGGCGCAAGACGCTCCTGCGGCACTTTGGTTCGCTCAAGCGCGTCAACGACGCCAGCATCGAGGAGCTCGCCGAAGTCGTGGGCCCGGCGATGGCGGAGCGCGTCCATGCGGGGCTTCATGGACACCTGGATGAGGAGGACGAAGACCCCATCCGAGAAGCCTCCCTGGACGATGCCCAGGAACCGGCGAACGAAAAATCGCGGGGAGGGTCGCCGCCCGGAACGGCGTGA
- a CDS encoding DUF507 family protein, whose translation MRLYPKVIPIISREAIQQLMQDGDIEVEPMRVADAEMDLSAIMREYLANEERVNQATREALERRGYDYSKFNQVKREMADVRGFKMGDEGIEYVINQMIEFLLISRNVEEVFSADTSLRQKIFAVMKRHLDVDDEIDKEARSRLKHLQEGTSAFDIEYNKTVEQIRRARGLI comes from the coding sequence ATGAGGCTGTATCCGAAGGTGATCCCGATCATCTCGCGAGAGGCGATTCAGCAGCTCATGCAGGATGGGGACATCGAGGTGGAGCCGATGCGCGTGGCGGACGCCGAGATGGACCTCTCCGCCATCATGCGTGAGTACCTCGCGAACGAAGAGCGTGTGAACCAGGCGACGCGTGAGGCACTCGAGCGTCGTGGGTATGACTACTCGAAGTTCAACCAGGTGAAGCGCGAGATGGCGGACGTCCGCGGCTTCAAGATGGGCGACGAGGGCATCGAGTACGTCATCAACCAGATGATTGAGTTCCTGCTCATCAGCCGGAACGTCGAAGAGGTGTTCTCCGCCGACACCTCGCTGCGGCAGAAGATTTTCGCGGTGATGAAGCGGCACCTGGATGTCGATGACGAAATCGACAAGGAGGCCCGCTCCCGCCTGAAGCACCTGCAGGAGGGCACCAGCGCCTTCGACATCGAGTACAACAAGACGGTGGAGCAGATCCGCCGGGCTCGCGGTCTCATCTAG